In the genome of Photobacterium sp. TLY01, one region contains:
- a CDS encoding DUF4212 domain-containing protein, translated as MAFESKEQAQAYWKENLTIMGSLLAIWFLVSYGAGVLFVDALNQFQLGGFKLGFWFSQQGSIYIFVALIFVYVYKMNALDRKFNVHED; from the coding sequence ATGGCGTTTGAATCCAAGGAGCAAGCGCAAGCCTACTGGAAGGAGAACCTGACCATTATGGGTTCTTTGCTTGCCATCTGGTTCCTCGTGTCATACGGGGCAGGTGTTTTGTTTGTGGATGCCCTGAATCAGTTTCAGCTGGGCGGCTTTAAGCTGGGCTTCTGGTTTTCACAGCAAGGTTCCATTTACATCTTTGTTGCACTGATTTTTGTCTATGTCTACAAGATGAACGCGCTGGACCGCAAATTCAACGTTCACGAGGATTAA